A single Mixta calida DNA region contains:
- a CDS encoding UDP-glucose dehydrogenase family protein: protein MKVTVFGIGYVGLVQAAVLAEVGHDVLCIDVDEKKVENLKKGIIPIYEPGLTPLVKQNYEAGRLNFTTNAEEGVNHGVMQFIAVGTPPDEDGSADLKYVTAVARTIAQHMNEHKVVLDKSTVPVGTADRVRGVMQETLQARGVDLTFDVVSNPEFLKEGAAVSDCMRPERIVVGTDNEEVVELLRELYEPFNRNHDRLILMDIRSAELTKYAANCMLATKISFMNEISNLAERLGADIEKVRQGIGSDSRIGYHFIYPGCGYGGSCFPKDVQALIRTAENIGYKPRLLQAVEDVNDDQKMKLPGFIKRHFGDDLKGKTFALWGLAFKPNTDDMREASSRVLMETLWAAGATVQAFDPEAMDEAQRIYGHREDLKLMGTKEAALQGADALVICTEWQNFRAPDFDVIKNSLKQPVIFDGRNLYDPERISKRGFVYYAIGRGASIQIA, encoded by the coding sequence ATGAAAGTCACCGTATTTGGTATCGGCTATGTGGGTCTGGTTCAGGCTGCGGTATTGGCCGAAGTCGGACATGACGTTCTTTGTATTGATGTCGACGAAAAGAAAGTCGAAAATCTGAAGAAAGGGATCATTCCTATTTATGAACCAGGTTTGACGCCGCTGGTTAAGCAAAACTACGAAGCGGGCCGTCTGAACTTCACTACCAATGCCGAAGAGGGCGTAAATCACGGCGTGATGCAGTTCATCGCCGTAGGTACGCCGCCGGACGAGGATGGTTCTGCCGATCTGAAATATGTCACCGCCGTCGCCCGCACTATTGCTCAGCATATGAATGAGCATAAAGTCGTGCTGGATAAATCGACCGTGCCGGTGGGCACCGCTGACCGCGTACGCGGCGTGATGCAGGAAACCCTGCAGGCGCGCGGCGTCGATCTGACCTTCGACGTGGTCTCTAACCCGGAGTTCCTGAAAGAAGGCGCGGCGGTTAGTGACTGTATGCGTCCTGAGCGTATCGTCGTGGGTACTGATAATGAAGAAGTGGTGGAGCTGCTGCGCGAGCTGTATGAGCCGTTCAACCGCAACCACGATCGCCTGATCCTGATGGATATCCGCAGTGCAGAGCTGACCAAGTACGCCGCTAACTGCATGCTGGCGACGAAAATCAGCTTTATGAACGAGATTTCTAACCTCGCAGAGCGCCTGGGCGCGGATATAGAAAAAGTACGTCAGGGCATCGGTTCCGATTCCCGCATCGGCTACCACTTTATCTATCCGGGCTGCGGTTACGGCGGTTCCTGCTTCCCGAAAGATGTGCAGGCGCTGATCCGTACGGCGGAAAATATCGGTTATAAACCGCGTCTGCTGCAGGCAGTAGAAGATGTCAACGACGATCAGAAAATGAAGCTGCCAGGCTTTATTAAACGTCACTTCGGCGACGATCTGAAAGGAAAGACCTTCGCGCTGTGGGGGCTGGCGTTTAAACCAAACACCGACGATATGCGTGAAGCCTCCAGCCGCGTCCTGATGGAGACGCTGTGGGCCGCTGGCGCGACGGTGCAGGCATTTGACCCGGAAGCGATGGATGAAGCTCAGCGTATTTACGGCCACCGTGAAGACCTGAAGCTGATGGGGACCAAAGAAGCGGCGCTGCAGGGTGCTGATGCGCTGGTTATTTGTACCGAATGGCAGAACTTCCGCGCGCCAGACTTTGACGTTATTAAAAACTCATTAAAACAACCCGTGATTTTTGATGGTCGTAACCTGTATGATCCAGAAAGAATCAGCAAACGCGGTTTTGTTTATTATGCAATTGGCCGCGGAGCGTCTATTCAAATTGCATAA
- the galU gene encoding UTP--glucose-1-phosphate uridylyltransferase GalU — MSAYKSKVKKAVIPVAGLGTRMLPATKAIPKEMLPLVDKPLIQYVVNECIAAGINEIVLVTHSSKNSIENHFDTSFELEAMLEKRVKRQLLDEIQSICPPHVTIMQVRQGIAKGLGHAVMCAHPLVGDEPVAVILPDVIIDEYESNPTKDNLAEMLNRFEESGRSQIMVEPVADVTAYGVVDCQGAELQPGDSAPMVGVVEKPKASEAPSNLAVVGRYVLSADIWPLLAKTPPGAGGEVQLTDSIAMLMEKETVEAYHLKGISHDCGNKLGYMQAFVEYGLRHPSLGNDFKQWLNDTVENKK; from the coding sequence ATGTCTGCCTATAAGTCAAAAGTAAAAAAAGCGGTAATCCCTGTTGCCGGTTTGGGGACGCGTATGCTGCCCGCAACCAAAGCCATTCCAAAAGAAATGTTGCCGCTGGTTGATAAGCCGTTAATTCAGTATGTCGTTAACGAATGTATCGCTGCCGGGATTAATGAGATTGTGCTGGTTACGCACTCTTCTAAAAACTCCATTGAGAACCATTTTGATACCAGTTTTGAGCTGGAGGCGATGCTGGAAAAACGCGTTAAGCGTCAGCTGCTGGATGAAATCCAGTCCATCTGTCCGCCGCACGTGACCATCATGCAGGTTCGTCAGGGCATAGCTAAAGGTCTGGGCCATGCGGTAATGTGCGCGCATCCGTTAGTGGGCGACGAGCCGGTTGCGGTGATTCTGCCTGACGTCATTATCGACGAGTACGAATCCAACCCAACCAAAGATAACCTTGCGGAAATGCTGAACCGATTCGAGGAAAGCGGCCGTAGTCAGATTATGGTTGAGCCGGTAGCTGATGTGACCGCTTACGGCGTGGTTGATTGCCAGGGCGCAGAGCTGCAGCCTGGCGACAGCGCGCCGATGGTAGGCGTAGTGGAAAAACCGAAGGCGAGCGAAGCGCCGTCCAATCTGGCCGTCGTTGGCCGCTATGTACTGTCTGCCGACATTTGGCCTCTGCTGGCTAAAACGCCTCCGGGCGCAGGCGGCGAAGTTCAGCTGACCGACTCTATCGCCATGCTGATGGAAAAAGAAACGGTTGAGGCTTATCACCTGAAAGGGATCAGCCATGACTGCGGCAACAAGCTGGGTTATATGCAGGCTTTCGTAGAATATGGCCTGCGTCATCCGTCACTGGGCAATGATTTCAAACAGTGGCTGAATGATACCGTTGAAAATAAAAAGTAA